The window ATTCGGGTGCTTAGCCGTGGTCCGGTGCTGGGGGCATTAGCCCTGACCGTAGTCGGCTCGGGTGCAATGTTTACCGTCTTTACCTACATCGCGCCGATCCTCAGCAGCGAGACCCACGCGTCTACCGCCTACATCACCGCCATGCTGGTGCTGTTCGGTGTCGGTCTGACGCTAGGCAACATCTGGGGCGGCAAAGCCGCTGACCGCTCGATAGATCGCACCCTGATCGTTTCGCTCAGCGTGCTGATTCTCGTCTTGCTGGCGTTCACCGTACTGATGCGTTGGCCGCTGCCGGCAGCCGTTGCGATTCTGATATGGGGTATCGCCAGCTTCGCTCTGGTGCCGCCGCTACAGATGCGCGTCATGGACGCTGCCAAGGACGCACCCAACCTGGCCTCGGCGGTGAATATCGGCGCCTTCAACCTAGGTAACGCAATCGGGGCTGCGCTGGGCGGGGCGGTGATCAATGCCGGGCTGGGTTATCCGGCGATTTCCTTGGCCGGAGCAGCAATGGCGGGGCTGGGGCTGCTGATGGTGTTGGCTTTCGTCTGGCGCTCCAGAACGGCTGCGGCTGCGGCTGCGGTGGTGTGACGATAGGATGAGGGGCTGTCAGTAGCCATGATGAGTGACGGCTTTTGGCTAAGCGGGTCTGCGGTACATACCTAGATAAGCCGTCAACAGTAGCGTTGCCTGCTGTTCGAGGCAGGTTTCGAAAAGCGGTGGCACGTAGCCTTCGAGCAGAGCTCGCACCGTTCCGCCGAGGGCGGTGAGCGAAACAGTGGCGATCAATGTCGGGTCTTCAAAATCTGCGTCCGGTGCGCTCGCCAACATGGAAGCAGTGGCCGTCACCATTCGGGTATTGATACGGGCAGCTGCGCAGCAATCGCATAAAGCGCCTTGGAGATGGATGTATCACGCAGTTTTGCAGCAAGGTATGCCGAAACCAGCTCCGATGCCATCTCGGCAACCGGCTTGCCCCGGCATTGTTCGCAAGTCCGCGCCACCGTTTCGGCGACTTCCAGCAAGTGTTTTTCAAGCACGGCAGCAAGCAATGCATCGCGGTTTGGATAGTACTGATAGACACTGCCCACGGACATTCCAGCACGCTCGGCGACGCGGGTCGTCGTGCAGCGGACAAGACCATGCTGGGTCAAAACCTGAAGGGTTGCCGTGTGAAGAGCATCAACGGTCGCCATGGAACGGGCCTGAACCGCTGATTTTCTTGGCTTTAAAGACACTTTTAGGTTGTTCATGGAATGCGAATTCTAAAACCTGAAGGATCCTTCATATCATAGTTCTCCTCAAATGAACCGAGAACCATCGATATGGCTGGGTTAGATGAAAGTGGCACTTTCATTCTTGGCGACCGCACACTCAAGCGTCTAGGCTACGGCGCAATGCAGTTGGCTGGTCCGGGCGTGTTCGGCCCTCCCAAGGATCGTAATGCGGCTCTGGCAGTACTGCGCGAGGCCGTTGAATCGGGTGTGAACCACATAGACACCAGCGACTTCTACGGACCGCACATAACCAATCAGATTATCCGAGAGGCCCTGCATCCCTATCAGGACGATCTGACAATAGTGACCAAGATCGGCGCCCGCTGTGGCGACGATGGCGCCTGGCTCGCGGCTGGCTCAAAAGCAGAGCTGACCCAGGCAGTGCAAGACAATCTGCGCAACTTGGGTTTGGACGTTCTGGATGTCGTCAATTTTCGG of the Paucimonas lemoignei genome contains:
- the ydhP_3 gene encoding major facilitator superfamily transporter: MRINPPLIALAIGAFGIGVTEFAPMGMLPGIAADLGVSIPAAGLLVSAYALGVLLGAPLMTLTTGKIPRRYLLIGLMAIFTLGNLMSAMATDYYSLMVARVVTSLNHGAFFGVGSIVAASVVAPEKRAGAVAAMFMGLTLATIGGVPLAAWFGETLGWRTAFWGITGLGVLAMAALWFALPNLPAPKSAGVMAEIRVLSRGPVLGALALTVVGSGAMFTVFTYIAPILSSETHASTAYITAMLVLFGVGLTLGNIWGGKAADRSIDRTLIVSLSVLILVLLAFTVLMRWPLPAAVAILIWGIASFALVPPLQMRVMDAAKDAPNLASAVNIGAFNLGNAIGAALGGAVINAGLGYPAISLAGAAMAGLGLLMVLAFVWRSRTAAAAAAVV